The sequence GATTGCAATAACAAATGCACCTCCCAAATATATGAATCCTTCTGCAATCAGCATTTTTGATATCTGCTTTTTCGTCATTCCTACAACCTCCAAAAGTGCCAGCTCCTTTTTCCTGCTAATCACAGAAGTTGTTGTTGTATTAAAGAAATTCATAATACCTATAAAAGCTAAAATAACAACAAGGAAACCACCGATCATATAATATTTTCCGACAAACCGCCTAAAGCTCGCCTTCATATCCAATACAGAAGAAACATTTATCATATCATTTTCTTTCAAAACATTTTTATCAATGTATTCTTTTACTTGCTTATCCTCTCCCTTCTTGGCATCAATAGCAGCATACATTGCTGATTGATTTCCTGTCTGGGTGATATACTCTTCTTCTGGGATCATTACTGTAATATAAACAGTATCTGCATACGGATAATCCAGGGAATATGGCATCATAGCTTCTCCGATCACCCCATAATCTTTCTGCTTTCCGTTTCCGTACTCCATTTTAAAAGTTTTGCCAGACTGATAATAAGAAACTGGTTGTTCTGTATATTTATCACTATAGTCCACAATCACATAATCCCCACTTTTAAACGTATCCCAGGAACATTTTTCCCCTTTCCATTCTAACATATCAAACACCGCTTCACTAATTCCGAGGAAATGAACCTTTACAGTATTATCCGCTTTTGTTTTCTCCCAGATTTGTTTTTCATAATCTGTCCAGTTTTCTTTGTTTTTTTCTGCCAATGTCTCCCACGTTTTCATAAGTGCCGGTTCCATCTTATGTCTTTCTTCCGAATAATACACATATCCTGTTTTCTCACTTTCCGGACACTTATTCAGAATCTCTTTGATTTCAGGTGTAATACCATTAAAATTCGTATTTAACAGATTACCTGTCATCTGATCTAATTTAAAATCGGTTGGCAAAAGAATCTTCCTGTATGAATCTAGGTCATATCCCTGCACCAGCATTACAATACAGTTAACCACTACCATAGAAAGAGCGATGGAAAGCATAACAATTAATCCTTTTTTCCAGTTCCGGAATACATTTTGAGCTGCCAGCCCCCACCATGTTACGGAAGTATTTTTTTTCATTTTTCGTCTTGACTGCTCTCCTTCTGCCAAATGCAGAGCTTCCACAGGAGATACTCGTTCAACCATTCTACAAGCCTGCAAACTTGAAAGATACACCGTCAAAAGTGTAAAAAGTGCTGCAACAATAAAAATCAAAGGATTTGCTGATACTACAGTCAGAGCCGTCTGCCCAGCCTGTTCGGTGATTTCATTATCTGCTGTCAATGATGGAGCCATTAAAAGACCTGCAAGATAACCACAAAACAGACCGAGTGGAATGCCAATGACAGACAATCGCCACGCTTGCATACGCACAATTTTTTTCAATTGTTTTCCTGTTGTTCCCACGTTCTTCAATAATCCGTAGGCTCTGATATCCGTTTTCACGGATATATTAAAAATATTATAAATAATTAAGTAACCAGCCAATATCACAAACAGTACCATTACTATAAGGGAAGTGAATGAAAATGAATCCTCTTCAAAAAGATTATATGCCGGATTGACCTCCAATCCTGTCCCTGCTTTCGTAAATTCTGCTGTCTTAGATATATTTTCTGTTTTCTTTTCCAGATTCCAAAGATTCTTATACCAGACCGAATATTCTTTACAGCCATTATAGATACCATTTTGTAACTCATCCTGTGTAACGTGATAACGATTTTCCTTTGCATAGGATTCGGATACCCAGATCATCTGTCCTAAAACAGCCTTATCACCCTGCCAGAATCCACATATCTGAAACGTATCTGTCTTATATTGTTTCAGCATGGGATTTACTTCCCAGGTCAGCGTTACTTCTTCCCCAATCTTTGGTGTAACACCCATAGCTTCCAGTACCATGCTACTAAGCGCTACCTCATTCTTTTTCTCCGGCAATCTTCCTGTAGTCGGCAGACAATTAAAACTTTCTGCCATATTTTCATCTGCAT comes from Coprococcus phoceensis and encodes:
- a CDS encoding ABC transporter permease, yielding MVKVENKETLRLLTKRFMKMNRARNIIAVIAIMLTSLLFTSLFVGSVSMILSKRATEIKQFMDSSHAIAQNLSEEDAERLQKTIEQDEDVERYGSGIFLGAGMDERFGFSVEVRYADENMAESFNCLPTTGRLPEKKNEVALSSMVLEAMGVTPKIGEEVTLTWEVNPMLKQYKTDTFQICGFWQGDKAVLGQMIWVSESYAKENRYHVTQDELQNGIYNGCKEYSVWYKNLWNLEKKTENISKTAEFTKAGTGLEVNPAYNLFEEDSFSFTSLIVMVLFVILAGYLIIYNIFNISVKTDIRAYGLLKNVGTTGKQLKKIVRMQAWRLSVIGIPLGLFCGYLAGLLMAPSLTADNEITEQAGQTALTVVSANPLIFIVAALFTLLTVYLSSLQACRMVERVSPVEALHLAEGEQSRRKMKKNTSVTWWGLAAQNVFRNWKKGLIVMLSIALSMVVVNCIVMLVQGYDLDSYRKILLPTDFKLDQMTGNLLNTNFNGITPEIKEILNKCPESEKTGYVYYSEERHKMEPALMKTWETLAEKNKENWTDYEKQIWEKTKADNTVKVHFLGISEAVFDMLEWKGEKCSWDTFKSGDYVIVDYSDKYTEQPVSYYQSGKTFKMEYGNGKQKDYGVIGEAMMPYSLDYPYADTVYITVMIPEEEYITQTGNQSAMYAAIDAKKGEDKQVKEYIDKNVLKENDMINVSSVLDMKASFRRFVGKYYMIGGFLVVILAFIGIMNFFNTTTTSVISRKKELALLEVVGMTKKQISKMLIAEGFIYLGGAFVIAIILVVFGAEKILSNTFATAFFFQLHLTIVPCLLMVPILSGIAYAIPKYQFKKMSQESVVERIRKE